The Plasmodium yoelii strain 17X genome assembly, chromosome: 8 genome includes a region encoding these proteins:
- a CDS encoding heptatricopeptide repeat-containing protein, putative, with protein MMIRNQCLKKIKTNYALRICLKNIKRYSTTKEKSYIDVQPNDVSFIDIKSIKNKEALKKFYLFYNKKKLSDIYSDYIFLINSQFKNTCDENEVKECTAILKYVANSITLIQFISSKKNYLNSGNSNGFSRYNETQPYYIHNIEKTNKYKEEHMIKIDEKNNLNSNYFFSNNLYKFISKLKKYDIWNYKEKCINKRYMNYHMLFPIVYQDLKKYEQTDNLHNDKNIYLLDCNIFSYYISKKNKNEFIDIIKKVNYNLLTPHDIKNILILLSILHHNNISLSNNKENIIKNNNHNNNGMNVIYKNKEYINKKIFIDIFNNIYNKYIFSKVNKISFYYLYDYILLMCINEVKNGEAYTNIVNVLSNYMNLINKISNKTQGETSVTNILGNDNDIISYKDEKHFTNYTDSTSEINENSNDIFTEINLSNEETDCNYPILNKEHYIYIKKNLVKIKKKIINKLLLLYITKYVYNHIDNNLLYSHSDLICENLELIPHYMITNFIFTIGTCKYIDEFCMFMLAKYVQNNINLYNPNEIVIIVNTYADAALEDVNFYETICNYIKSNLKKFSSFDIIKTLHAFSKVRIRDEELIKESYKKINNYLDNREKQYNVDKTLKYMTEKESISTSHCKMSQFDNNKINKRKNYILNKYLCAYALIAAGKLDYFNQLDKLFIHLKESIQNEGIDIRGILWMPIAITSFLCIENIFYFIPIYIDLIYNAFKKTQSPKLLSLLIRRHSILLHTIETDIIPKKYFSKDTINKLCFICKSKKDNSKEKVFVPDSSTFHIEVSNALLSLDIPHKKEVNIYPFTIDIFINTPQYFDKNKTKEIYEQTESVHNTFNKINSIKKSNKLVYDDDTNFEHTFENKKAKNKNKNKNEVYTDVPFV; from the coding sequence atgatgaTAAGAAATCAGTgtctaaaaaaaattaagaccAATTATGCATTACGAATttgtttgaaaaatataaaaagatatTCCACAACAAAAGAGAAGAGTTACATTGATGTGCAACCAAATGATGTTAGTTTTATAGACATAAAGAGTATTAAAAACAAAGAagctttaaaaaaattttatttattttacaacaaaaaaaagttaaGCGATATATATagtgattatatttttttaataaatagccaatttaaaaatacatgTGATGAAAATGAAGTAAAGGAATGTACAGCCATTTTGAAATATGTAGCAAATTCTATAACATTGATACAATTTATTAGCtcaaagaaaaattatttaaatagtgGAAATAGTAATGGGTTTTCTAGATATAATGAAACACAACCATATTATATACACAATATTGAAaagacaaataaatataaagaagaacatatgataaaaatagatGAAAAGAATAACTTGAATTctaactattttttttcaaataatctatataaatttatttcaaaattaaaaaaatatgatatatggAATTATAAGgaaaaatgtattaacaaACGATATATGAATTATCATATGTTATTCCCAATAGTATAtcaagatttaaaaaaatatgaacaaactgataatttacataatgataaaaatatttatctcttagattgtaatatattttcatattatataagtaaaaaaaacaaaaatgaatttatagATATCATTAAAAAggttaattataatttattaaccCCACATGAcatcaaaaatattttgatattgtTATCTATATTacatcataataatatatctctttcaaataataaagaaaatatcataaaaaataacaatcaCAATAATAATGGAATGAATgtgatatataaaaataaagaatatataaataaaaagatatTTATTGACATAtttaacaatatatataataaatatattttttcaaaagttaataaaatatcattttattatttatatgattatattttattgatgTGTATAAATGAAGTAAAAAATGGAGAGGCATACACAAATATTGTAAATGTATTATCGAATTATATGAatctaataaataaaataagtaacAAAACTCAAGGCGAAACTAGCGTAACAAACATCTTAGGGAATGATAATGACATTATATCTTATAAAGATGAAAAACATTTTACAAATTATACTGATTCAACTagtgaaataaatgaaaattctaatgatatatttactgaaataaatttatcgAATGAAGAAACTGATTGCAATTATCCTATATTAAACAAagaacattatatatatataaaaaaaaatttggtaaaaataaaaaaaaaaataataaataagctacttttattatatattacaaaatatgtatataatcatatagataacaatttattatatagtCATTCAGATTTAATATGTGAAAATTTAGAATTAATTCCTCATTATATGATaactaattttatatttactattggaacatgtaaatatattgatGAATTTTGCATGTTTATGTTAGCTAAATAtgtacaaaataatataaatttatataatcccAATGAAATTGTTATAATAGTAAATACATATGCAGATGCTGCATTAGAAGatgttaatttttatgagACAATTTGTAACTACATAAAATCTAATcttaaaaaattttcatcttttgatattattaaaacattACATGCATTTTCTAAAGTAAGAATACGAGACGAAGAATTAATTAAAGaatcttataaaaaaattaataattatttggATAATCGagaaaaacaatataatgtAGATAAAACATTGAAATATATGACTGAAAAAGAATCTATATCTACATCACATTGTAAAATGTCTCAATTtgataataacaaaataaacaaaagaaaaaattatattttaaataaatatttatgtgCTTATGCATTAATTGCAGCAGGAAAATTAGATTATTTTAACCAACTtgacaaattatttattcaCTTGAAAGAAAGTATACAAAATGAAGGTATTGATATAAGAGGAATATTATGGATGCCAATTGCTATTACAAGTTTTTTATgtattgaaaatatattttattttattcctatatatatagatttaatttataatgcttttaaaaaaacacaatcacccaaattattatcattacttATTAGAAGACATAGTATATTATTACACACAATCGAAACTGATATTattccaaaaaaatatttttcaaaagatactataaataaattatgttttatttgtaaAAGTAAAAAAGATAATTCAAAAGAAAAGGTGTTTGTTCCAGATAGTTCAACTTTTCATATTGAAGTTTCAAATGCTTTATTATCATTAGATATACCTCATAAAAAAGaagttaatatatatccatttaccattgatatttttattaacacaCCCCAATATTTtgacaaaaataaaacaaaagaaatatatgaacaaaCGGAGAGTGTTCATAATActtttaacaaaattaattcaataaaaaaatctAATAAATTAGTATATGATGATGATACAAATTTTGAGCACacatttgaaaataaaaaagctaaaaataaaaacaaaaacaaaaatgaaGTATATACGGATGTTCCATTTGTGTAA